TTTGCCGACCTTTTCTTGAATCCTCTCGTTTTGCATTAGGAAAAGCAAAAAAACCGTTTTTGAGGGTGGAAGCCAGGTTGGATTTGTTTCATTTTTAATTTGGGCTGCAAATGGCTCATGAAAAGATGCCATCTCCGGAATTTTCAGCCTAGAAAATTTACATAATCATCAAACAGGCGTCGTCAGAAAATTCTGTTTTTTGGCCGACTATCGTCGGCCAAGGGTCTGGTCTGGGGGCAAGGGAGATCGTCGATTACAGGGGAAATATGGAGCTCGGTCAAAGGGCCTGCCCGGAAGCCCCGTCAGTCGGGATTTCGAACTTGTACCCGACACCATAGACGGAATGGATCAGTTCCTGGTCGGGAGCGACAGAGGTGATCTTCCTGCGCAGTTTCTTGATATGGCTGTCGATGGTCCTGTCGCTGACAATGCGCTGGTCGGAATAGATTTTTTCCATCAGCTGATTGCGGGAAAACAGTCTCCCGGGGTTGGCGGCGAGAAAATGCAGCAGTTTGAATTCCACTGCCGTCAAATCCAGGTCGCGGCCATGGAGGATGGCGCGATAGGTTGCCTCGTCGAGGGTCAGGCCCTCGGCCTGCACCGTTTCTCTGCCCTGGGTGCGGCGCAGCACTGCCTTGATCCGAGCCACCACCTCGCGGGGACTGAAAGGCTTGCAGACGTAGTCATCGGCTCCCAGTTCCAGTCCGAGAAGGCGATCGATTTCCTCCACCCTGGCCGTGACCATGATGACCGGCACATCCGAAAAGGATCGAATCTCTTTGCAGATGTCCATGCCGTCACGGCCGGGCAGCATCAGGTCGAGTACGATCAGGACCGGACGCTGCTCCCTGACCCAGGGCAGGACGGACAGCCCGTCGCTCAGGCAATGGGGTTCGAAGCCGGCCAGCCGCAGATAGTCCGCCAGGATGCCGGCCAGGCGCTCCTCGTCTTCCACAATCAGTATTTTTTTCATGACAGCTGCTGACCCTTCAGGGGAAAGACAATTTCCACTCCCAGGCCGCCGAGAGGCGACGGGAGGGCAATTATGGTTCCGTCATGCGCTTCCACGATGTTCTTGCACATCGCCAGACCGAGGCCGGCGCCGCCGGTCGCACGGCTGCGTGACCTTTCCACTCTGAAAAGCCGGTCGAACAGGCGCTCCAGCTTGTCATCGGGTACGCCGGGAGCCGAATCCTGAAAAAGAACGACGGCCCGGTTTTTGTCCCCGCTCATGCGAATGCGAAGTTCCCCGTCCCGGTCTGTATAGCGCAGGGAGTTTTCCAGCAGGTTGCCGAAAAGCTGGTGCAGGCGCCGTTCGTCGGCCTCAATGATAAAGGGCGTGCCCTGGGGGATCTCATCCACCAGGCGAATTCCCTGCATTTCAAACTCCCCGCGAAAAGATTCTATGGATGCAGCCAGGTTGTCCGCCAGATCAATTGGTTCCTTACGATAACTCAAGGCGCCGATATCTGCCAGGGAAAGCTGGTAGAGGTCGTCGACAAGACGGCTCAGGTGCATCACCTCCCCATGCAG
This portion of the Syntrophotaleaceae bacterium genome encodes:
- a CDS encoding response regulator; the encoded protein is MKKILIVEDEERLAGILADYLRLAGFEPHCLSDGLSVLPWVREQRPVLIVLDLMLPGRDGMDICKEIRSFSDVPVIMVTARVEEIDRLLGLELGADDYVCKPFSPREVVARIKAVLRRTQGRETVQAEGLTLDEATYRAILHGRDLDLTAVEFKLLHFLAANPGRLFSRNQLMEKIYSDQRIVSDRTIDSHIKKLRRKITSVAPDQELIHSVYGVGYKFEIPTDGASGQAL